One genomic region from Ignavibacteriales bacterium encodes:
- the sufC gene encoding Fe-S cluster assembly ATPase SufC translates to MLLEIKNLHANVEGTEILKGINLKVNAGEVHAIMGPNGSGKSTLASVLAGKEEYEVTEGEVLYNGKNLLELSPEDRAREGVFLAFQYPVEIPGVSNTNLLKTAVNEVRKYRGEEELDSMDFLSLLKEKSKLVELDQKFLSRAVNEGFSGGEKKRNEIFQMAVLNPKLAILDETDSGLDIDALRIVANGVNKLKAKDNATILVTHYQRLLDYIIPDFVHVLYKGKIVKSGGKELALELEEKGYDWIKSDKAEAVV, encoded by the coding sequence ATGTTATTAGAAATAAAAAATCTTCACGCAAATGTTGAAGGAACTGAGATTCTAAAAGGAATCAATTTAAAAGTAAATGCCGGAGAAGTTCACGCTATTATGGGTCCAAATGGATCAGGAAAATCAACGCTTGCATCTGTACTTGCAGGAAAAGAAGAATATGAAGTAACCGAAGGCGAGGTTTTATACAACGGAAAAAATTTATTAGAACTTTCTCCCGAAGATCGTGCACGAGAAGGAGTTTTTCTTGCATTCCAATATCCTGTTGAAATTCCAGGCGTAAGTAATACAAATCTTTTAAAGACTGCTGTCAACGAAGTAAGAAAATATCGCGGAGAAGAAGAGCTTGATTCAATGGATTTTCTTTCACTGTTAAAAGAAAAAAGTAAACTTGTTGAACTTGATCAGAAATTCTTAAGCAGGGCAGTTAATGAAGGATTTTCCGGCGGCGAAAAGAAAAGAAATGAAATTTTTCAAATGGCAGTGTTAAATCCTAAGCTCGCGATTCTTGATGAAACTGATTCAGGCCTTGATATAGATGCTTTACGCATAGTTGCAAATGGTGTTAATAAATTAAAAGCAAAAGATAACGCTACAATCCTTGTAACTCACTATCAAAGATTATTGGATTACATTATCCCTGATTTTGTTCACGTTCTATATAAAGGTAAGATTGTTAAATCAGGTGGAAAAGAATTAGCGTTGGAACTTGAAGAAAAAGGTTACGATTGGATTAAAAGTGATAAAGCTGAGGCTGTGGTTTAA
- the sufD gene encoding Fe-S cluster assembly protein SufD has protein sequence MDKTIDIKEWYISKFNDFEKSLNGEKTSDFHNVRKDAISKLGTLNIPTQKDEEWKYTNISSLLKHNFSPIPVKTNVSTEVISKFLFDKMEHSLLVFVNGIFSSELSMLIDIPNGVEIGSIAEVIKNDNKIVKKYFGKYAENENYFFTTLSSAFTKDGAFVYVPDGKIVEDPIHIIFLTNSGNEKIITQPRNLFVAGKNSQVTIIEHFISNDDSVYFTNSVTEIVADENANVDHIKLQEESKKAFHIARMEVDQERSSNFSSHLISVGAEISRNDFNARFNDDGGECMLNGLFMIEDEQLFDAHTMIDHAKPHCNSHEHYKGILQDKSKGVFNGKVMVRQDAQKTNAFQENNTILLSDDAVMNTKPQLEIFADDVKCSHGATIGKLNDEAKFYLKSRGIGEESATAILIHAFASDVITSIKIPALRDYLEEIISKRFNA, from the coding sequence ATGGATAAAACAATAGATATTAAAGAATGGTACATCAGTAAGTTCAATGATTTTGAAAAATCTTTAAACGGTGAGAAGACATCTGATTTTCATAATGTTAGGAAAGATGCAATCAGCAAATTGGGAACACTCAATATCCCGACTCAGAAAGATGAGGAGTGGAAATACACGAATATTTCTTCATTATTAAAGCATAACTTCTCCCCTATTCCCGTAAAGACAAATGTATCTACAGAAGTTATAAGCAAGTTTCTATTTGATAAGATGGAACACAGCCTTTTAGTTTTTGTGAATGGAATCTTTTCATCAGAATTATCTATGCTAATTGATATTCCTAACGGTGTTGAGATTGGAAGTATTGCTGAGGTGATAAAGAATGACAATAAAATTGTTAAAAAGTATTTTGGGAAATACGCGGAAAATGAAAATTATTTTTTCACCACCTTAAGTTCTGCTTTCACAAAAGACGGCGCTTTTGTTTATGTACCGGATGGAAAAATTGTTGAAGATCCGATTCATATTATATTTTTAACAAACTCAGGAAATGAGAAGATTATAACCCAACCAAGAAATCTTTTTGTTGCAGGAAAAAATTCTCAAGTAACCATTATCGAACACTTTATATCTAATGACGATTCAGTTTACTTCACAAATTCCGTTACTGAAATTGTTGCAGACGAAAATGCCAATGTTGATCATATTAAACTTCAGGAAGAAAGTAAAAAAGCTTTTCACATAGCTCGAATGGAAGTCGATCAAGAGCGCAGCAGTAATTTTTCATCTCATCTTATTTCAGTTGGAGCAGAAATTTCCCGAAATGATTTTAATGCAAGATTTAATGATGATGGTGGTGAATGTATGCTCAACGGGTTATTTATGATCGAAGATGAGCAGCTTTTTGATGCTCACACAATGATCGATCATGCTAAACCGCATTGTAACAGTCATGAACATTACAAAGGCATACTGCAGGATAAATCTAAGGGTGTGTTTAACGGAAAAGTTATGGTTAGGCAGGATGCACAAAAAACAAATGCTTTTCAGGAAAACAACACAATATTACTTTCCGATGATGCTGTTATGAACACCAAGCCTCAGCTTGAAATTTTTGCTGATGATGTTAAATGCTCACATGGTGCCACTATTGGAAAACTGAATGACGAGGCAAAATTTTATCTTAAGTCACGTGGAATTGGCGAAGAATCGGCAACAGCAATTTTAATACATGCTTTTGCAAGCGATGTAATTACATCTATAAAAATACCTGCTTTAAGAGATTATCTTGAAGAAATTATAAGTAAAAGATTTAACGCTTAG